The genomic segment atttatcatatttacaaacctactagctttttctgacttagccaccccattactccagtcaatgtccagataattaaagtcccccataataacaacttgacccagttgcgaagcctcctccatttgcaacaataactgggtctcatccccctcatctatacggggtggtttatagcatacaccaatgatcattttttttgtgaccttcagccctactgaaatttctaccgaaagagattcaatgttttcattggtaatgcctttattacatggctttaaatctgactttacataaagacaaacccctccaccgtttttaatctctctgtccctcctaaaaagtgtataaccatttaaattcacggcccagttgaatttttcatcccaccaggtctcagtgataccaattaaatcataattttcaatacatgcaatagcttgcagctcccctaatttacccgacaagcttcacGCATTAGCCAGCATACAGCGGAGaatactacttctccctctgatttttagactgttttccttgtaacggaagctccttatctgataaactatatgcccccctcactcctcccccacaaccctttgctagtcccactgccccgtctacactagctttcctatagaactctagctcacccaccccccacttgtctagtttaaacactcctccagcctcttaaccattctctcccctaacacagcagacccccttccattgaggtgcaatctgtcatggctgtatagattgtaccccaaagaaaagtcagcccagtgctctaggaacccaaacccttccttcctacaccaagactttagccacgcatttagctccctaagcgcccgctgtctccctaaacttgcacgtggcactggcaaaatttctgaaaaaatgacattggaggacctttccttaatcttagagccaagatccctgaactcactctttaaggtcccccacctaccgttcattttgtcgttattaccgatatgtaccaagacagccgggtcatgcccaacccctcccaataatttgtcaacccgatcaaccacatgccgaaccctggcaccaggaagacagcaaactgttcggttgaagcgatccgctcgacagattaccctgtccaatttcctaatgattgaatcacctataaccaccatctgtttaggcctagctctgctctcctccccaccactactagagaaactagtctcccggctgttagagagatcagcctcatctagaaccgccagtccagagatcacactcccatcttcttcacacaatctggcaaatctgttgggatgcgcaaagcCTGGAGCAGCCtcctttttccttttccccacactagattgtctaactgtcacccagcttactgccctgtCATCCATTTGTTGCtccccttcaatgttgctgccactcattctcccagttacaggaacaaaaataggtgaaaagacttgtagtaaatactaacttagtaccttgttttaaactcccttagtttgaaactcctgtgtttataactccacttatagagcccccactaactcctgtgtttataactccagttatagagcccccacttaaagagcaatcacttacagagcacctaccaacagagcaagctccactggagtgccagtggttctatttatacagtctgttatggtcaactaatcaaaccccacccacctcaaactgaggttaattacaaaggaatgtaacttctggcaaacctgttgtaagccttatagttcaccaaactttgtgaATAAgaaccaaaaacaacaattacttttgaaaaaaattaaacccaacagttaaaaaacacaaggattttgaataaagttaataaagaatacttatcccttttttattgaattgaaaagcaagttgattACAATTGCAATGTAATTGGTAGCATACATAGGTAGTTGTAGTAGTTTTGTAGTAGTTTTTGTTTACTTTAGTGAAGGCTTATTTTTGGTATCAGATCACTTGATACACCAGATAACCAGTAGTGTCTGCTGTAGTTTTGTATATTCAGCATGCTTTActttaaaagagaaaatgtaatatacacCACATATCAAGCTCTGCTTGCAGAAAGCTATTTAACACTTTTTTACTGCACATACAAACTAACCAGTCAGCACAAATGTAATCCCTTCACAGAATATCTAACTTTCATAATTAACAGGAAGTCTGCATAGTTAATTTAGTAGAAATGCTCCAGGCAGACTTTCATTTCTTCATATTGACGTTCCATACTGGGAGGGATCAGCACACAAAGGAAACTGAAATTCGCCAGGTTTTGCCCATTCTAAATGAAAGAAATGGAAGAAAAGTCTCCCAAGTACATAGGAATAAAAAGACAAACCAGCAGCAAAATAAATTCCTGCACTACCGAGGCACCGAATAAGAGTAAAGCCTCTGGGATCACAACTGGAAACTCGACAGCAAGCAGGAAAAACAGTGCAAAAGGAGAGGCTTGCAAAGCTTCTGTGAGCAAAAGCGGAAAAGCTACAGAAGGTACGAGTAGCAATAGGACACCAGACAAGGCTGGGAATGAAACtgcaaaaacaaaattaaaagacACAAAAGGCAAAAGCAAAATGAAGGCACCAGACAATGAATCAGCAGTCTCACCCATGAAAGCTACAGAAGGCAAGGAAATGGATGGGGCAAAAGATGAAGCTAGCCAAAAACCTGTGAAAGCAATTACAAAACCTAGTGCTGGCATCAAAAGAAATGGGGCATCAGACAAAGCTGACAAAAAACCTGTGGGCACAGTTGAAAATGCTGCAACATGTATACAAAATAACGGGGCCTTGGATAAGCAGGATAGAACAGGTGAAGGAAATAAGGCATTAGATAAAGCTTACGTAGAACCTGAGATGACAGTTAGAAAACTTTCAACGGATGGAGAAAATAAGGCATTGCAGAAAGCTGATGTAGAACCTTTAATCAAAGGTAAAAAAGCTATAAATATGGCGAATAAAGCTAATGCAGAACCTGGGAGCGAAAATGATGACAAGCTTACTAAACATCTGAACCGTACACTTAAGATGCAGAAATTGAAAATGGATGAGATCTCAAAAGCAGCAGAACAGGTGAAAAAACTGGTTAAAGATTTAGATAAATTCATCAAATCATCTAAAGATCCTGCATTCGAAGGTATGGAGATACTGAACACTGGAAGCTACTATGAAAAAGTTAAGGTAAGGAACTTTTGGTAAACTTGGACATTAGGTTCCAAAATACAATACTACAGCTAAATTTCtgataatgtaaaatgtatttttagctaaTACATAAGACTTTATTAAGACTGATTAATAGTTTAACAAACCCCATAACTCCTAGAATATACAAAGCATTTTAAGTAATTGTAAATAATGTAGGACAACTCTAGTTAGCAAAAACCAGCAGGTGCTCCAAAAATGTGACAAAACTAGAAAAGAAATGTTTGCTATTGAGAAAATATGTGTGCTAttaagcagtggcgtaactattcTAACCCCCGCAAAAAGAATCTATGGAGGCCCCCCCGCAAAACCTCCCCCCACCACTTGTGTATAAATCTCTGCTCCCCGCCCagtctcctacctgagagccctCAGCAAGCGGAATTTTATATGCAACAATAAAGGAAGCTAACCCTGTTTCCCTTATTGTTACACCACTACTATCAAGAACAAATGAATTAACAAATTAACGATAAAGTGAAATAGCAAAtggtttaaaaatattatatattatgtattgaACTTAAATTAATAGATATACTGTGGCGAGAAAAAGAAAAGTGATAGCAAGTTGAGAGATCAATAAAACCAGCCTAGCTTAAATTATTCCCATGTGCAGAATAGGTTGTCACAACTAAGTACTAATATTACAATAGGCTGTACCACAGACATATATCCAACACATTTGTGAGGGGTGCATAAGTACACATGCATTTTGGCAagaattggacacaattgcaaaaacattttttattgtcagGATATCTTTATTTCTCTTGTCTTGGCGCACTGTGTTTATTTACGCAAGCCTCTGTGGGAACCTAGAGCTACCTTTGAGgtgtggtggtagctccaaggttgcACTTACACACCATTTTCAAATAAACAGTGTGCCTATGCACAAGTGCAATGAGTAGCTTTGgacaataaataaatagcaatttTTCTTGCACTTGCGAGTGActtcttatacagtatatgtagccCTATTTGAAACAGCTTCCCTTGTATCACTAAGGACCCAATCTAGCGGACTAAGTTATGCCCAGGGGACCAAAggttggcaaaacctttacccgtctatatatatttttttgaaagttAATCCTGTTAGGAGCTAATGAGAGCTCAGACcatataaatgtaaaagaaacACTGTTTTACGCATATTTTTGCAAAATCTAACAACACGTGCCTTTACATTTTTCAGATCTCAAAGCCAAACGAATTTGACATCATGCTGAAAATACCATGTGGAAGACTTCGCATTTCAGAGTCAGACGCCAGTGGCAGTTTCTACACACTAACAATAAACAGAAATCCAAAGCATCCTTTAACAAACTATGTTGAAAATGGAAAGATTTCTGGCCAACAAATGCTAGATCGATTAAGAGAGCTAATCAAGAGTAAACTCAGCAGATTAGGTATGGTCATTTTCTACTCTAAAAAAATTCATTGTTAAAAGACTAACAAGAAATCCCAGCGTTAGAAAAAAAGCACCCTGAGTTTAGAGATCAGAAAAAATtcttatcatttactgataattgtctctacgtgcgtttaagcagaggcaattctcattattttctatggaaaattattttctggaatttagtagccatgaaaaagtagctgcaactagtagctcagtgtgtctttacccttagtagccatgaaaagtagctgcttctagtagctctgtgtgtctttacccttagtagccatgaaaaagtagctgcttctagtagctctgtgtgtcttcaccctaaaggacaGAAATAATTAATTAATGCTGGCTTTGGCCTCTTTGCGAACACATTAAAtgtaatagaaaacaaaaatatatttacacagaCATGAATACAGTACAAGAGGCCAGACATTTACACTGGAAGAAAGCCAGTTTAATGTGAAAATACACAAATGGAAGGCAGTTCAGCTGGTAAATGCTCTGTGAAATGGTCTTGGACTTTACTAGTGCAATTGTGGGTCAGGCAATTAAAACTCTTAAATGCAAATACATTGAACCCAAATATTTTATTCTCTATTACTTACAAGACACAAATGTAAGAAAACACATCACCACAAATGTTGTAATAGAAATGTTTGATGatataaaaacaaagtttttaaaaaaaacctcttaaaTGCATCGAAATTAGAATCTCCCAATCCACTATTGCAAGTCACTCATCAAGCTGGAAATCATATGGTCAGCCAAGTGCCCTGTGGGTGCCATTGGATATCTTCTtggacagaaaaaaacataaaggaATATCTATGTATGCATATGTGCATGTTTCCATGTATATGGGTATGTGTTTGTGTTCACAGAGAGAGgcacagtttgatttttttattggtCTAATGTGGTTCAGTGATATTGGGAGATACACCAAAAAACTGAACCTGAGGGTAATTAACTATAAGACCATGTCTGTGCACAAAGCATTTTGTTGCTTCTTATGGTAATATACTTTAGCTATGAACTAGTGCCttatacataatataattaaCTGTTACAATTTCATAGGAACGGGCATTAATGTTGAGAGAAGAAACGCAGCGAGTCCCGCTGTTACCATTAAGATTGGTGAGATATCGGTCGATCTTGTTCTTGCATTGGAAGTGGAGGGTTCTTGGCCTTCAAGCACATCAGAAGGAATGAAGATTGAAACATGGCTGGGAGCAAAAGTAAAAAGAGATTACAAATTTGAACCAATGTATTTTGTagcaaaacaactgaaaaacaCAGGTAAGTTTGACTTGTAGTTTGTAAGTAGTTAGGCTACAAGGccattaaacattatttaattaCCGACCTTACCTTGTTGACTCTTTTGATCTGTGCCACACCTTGTGTTGCCAGTCAATGGGCAACACTgctaaaatcaaataaaaaaaagttctaaaaGCTGGCTGAatccttaaagtgacactgaaactaaaaaaaatactcttcaaaatatgaatgtacattaaaatttagctcatgttgatcattttttgctgcttttgtaagtaattgttacttgaagttcctaaatccCAACCTCAGttggcttctaatgctaacggcctactgatgcacaaatatggcagccccctcatagaggataTAGGGAATCAGATAGGTGaaataaaagcatcaggcaaatacttttatggcaaaattattaaggtCATGCAATGTTAtgatgtatgtaaaaaaaaaaaaggtttattttctggtgtcagtatctctttaacataaTACAGAACCTGTTGCTGTGTAACGTGTGTGTTGTTATAGATGGTAACTGGATGATTATACTGTTTTGTGATGTTTTAGAGGAAATACTATGGCGCATTTCATTTTCACACATTGAGAAAGAAATTCTGAAGAACCATGGCAATGCAAAAACATGCTGTGAGACTGAAGGTGTCAAATGCTGCAGGTAACAAAATGTTTAGTAAATGTAGTAAAGATCATTATtttgtaagcttatagtaaattagccctttaattaccacaagctacaccgtattttacccaggatgagactgtatccttcaggggtgagccctcgctttgtatggaggccaggtggatatgtgttgtatttctcaataaatgggcgccagtggttcttaacattgaaaccatgaactgtttatttacacagccacttaggagtaattacaaaATAGGAAGGcagtagcatttcacagcataggcagtacttacaaggaatagtcacaatgACCCTTTatctgcagggcacaatgggttaactcccagctttcaggtatatgcttccagtggaacctgggtgattactatctagccctaggtctgtacactgttaaccctactctgggtaGTATTATACCCCGGCTTATAACGCCTCTAAAATTCCTGGTTGGAGCgaatgctgctcactaaatagccctgcctgtctatcacacttagtgtgatctataacaggagcttGCTATTCTTTCTAAACCTACCTAGATTTCTCTGCTTGCTTCCTCAGAGAGATTCACAAAATGGCTctttgcctcatggctgctcagccttttatacccacagtgacaccttatggccaaagtgtggaaatgcacaaggggtcatgctatgacccaggaacaagggacttacttcccattacattaaggacccttatagctgtctagagaactaggggacccagagtgggaaaaggcataatttaccagttccctacaattTTTATAGACATAAAATGATGTGAAAAAAAGACGTGAATTTTATATACCAATTTTTTATATACCAATGGACAAGCAGTAGTTTTGAGACACTTCTCTGCTTTTTACTGCTTCACATTAATAAGGAAAGTAGTGCCTGAAATAGACATAGAGGTGAAGGTCGACCATAGGgtcttgtattttttttcatttttctttgcatCTGCCTAATAATATTAAGACATGAAGGACTATTAATTTGATGTCTCCCTTATTTTTTATAGAATACTGTCTTACCTAGGATGCTATTTTTCTCAGACTGACAAATTTCTTTACCACCTACCAGAACGCTACAGTACTTTTATCGTCCCCTTAATGGTGGCCAGTAAAGGCTGTAGCCAAGTGATCAGTAGGGCATATCATTTTATCCATATGGCAAAATGAAACTGAAGCTTTGCTTCTATCTACGCTGCTCACTCTCTTTCTATTCTCTGTGGTGTTGCACTGTTCCCTTTGCTGCAGATAAGGCttgcataaatatttgcattaaggtggccatacacggaccagttgtagctgccgatatcggtcccttggaccgattcagcagcttatcagtccATCTAGGGGCAGTAACAACTGGCctgctgaccgatatctggcctgaaattcagtcggatcggggaccgaattggctcgttgatgcagtccccgaaccaacagcTCCAttaacagtcgttataattcgatcttttggccccagggccatatcgcccacccgtaggtggggtgtTCACTTTCAGGTGAGGAT from the Xenopus tropicalis strain Nigerian chromosome 5, UCB_Xtro_10.0, whole genome shotgun sequence genome contains:
- the cgas gene encoding cyclic GMP-AMP synthase, translating into MKEMEEKSPKYIGIKRQTSSKINSCTTEAPNKSKASGITTGNSTASRKNSAKGEACKASVSKSGKATEGTSSNRTPDKAGNETAKTKLKDTKGKSKMKAPDNESAVSPMKATEGKEMDGAKDEASQKPVKAITKPSAGIKRNGASDKADKKPVGTVENAATCIQNNGALDKQDRTGEGNKALDKAYVEPEMTVRKLSTDGENKALQKADVEPLIKGKKAINMANKANAEPGSENDDKLTKHLNRTLKMQKLKMDEISKAAEQVKKLVKDLDKFIKSSKDPAFEGMEILNTGSYYEKVKISKPNEFDIMLKIPCGRLRISESDASGSFYTLTINRNPKHPLTNYVENGKISGQQMLDRLRELIKSKLSRLGTGINVERRNAASPAVTIKIGEISVDLVLALEVEGSWPSSTSEGMKIETWLGAKVKRDYKFEPMYFVAKQLKNTEEILWRISFSHIEKEILKNHGNAKTCCETEGVKCCRKQCLKLMKYLLEQLKSKGNRNMTHFCSYHAKTALLHSCTLYPKDDDWRPKDLAACFDRYIEDFMKCLKDARLPNFFIPSLNLFSEELIPKKCLDYLLRKLDKQKKLQYTLFDQ